The nucleotide window AAAGATTTTTTACGAAGTACTTCAGGGGGTGCCCGGGAGCCGCCGGAATGTGGTTTTACTTAATAGCGCTGCGGTGTTATTAGCCGCGGAAAGGGCACCGGATTGGGAAACAGCGCTTGCGCTGGCGGAGGAAAGCATTGACCGGGGTGCGGCCTTTGCAAAGTTTGAGGCTTTGAAGGCTTTTACGGGGAGGGAGATTCCGTGCTGAATGCAATTGTAGCCGTGCGCCGGATTGCGGTAAAGGAATACCGGGCCCGCCATTCTCCTCGAGAGCTAGCTGCAAGGTTAGCCCAAGTACCCCCGCCGAGGGACTTTGCCCTGGTACTTCGGCGAAAAGAAGGAGAATCCATGAGGTTGATTGCGGAAATTAAGGTTGCTTCTCCCTCGGCGGGTATCCTGTGCCGAAACCTGATTCCCTCGCAGTACGTCCGTGCGTATGAAAACGGGGGGGCCTCTGCCTTATCTGTGGTAGTCGAACCCCGGTTTTTCCTGGGGTCGGGAGATTTGTTGCGGGAGGTTAAAAATTTAACCAGCCTCCCGGTTTTAGCCAAAGATTTTATCATTGATCCGGTTCAAATCTACCTGGCTCGGACCCAGGGGGCAGATGCTGTGCTTCTCCTGGCTTCACTTCTTTCGCTGGAAACATTACGAGAATTTGTGGCTCTCGCGAACTCCCTGGGCATGGCTTCCCTTGTAGAAGTACACGATGAAGAGGAATTAACCCGGGCGCTGGAATCGGGAACAAACTTAATCGGGATTAACAACCGGGACCTGAACACTTTTCAGATCGATCTCAGCACTACGGAAAGATTGAAAAAATTAATTCCTGCGGAGTATTTGAGTGTCAGTGAAAGCGGAATTAAAACCAAATTGGATTGGGAACGGATCGCCCAAACCGGGGTAGATGGCGTCTTAATTGGAGAAGCGTTCATGCGCGCCCAAAACCCCACTGCACAAATGCTTACTTTTCTGGGGCTTCGCCGGCATCCGGAGAGTAGCGAAGGAGGAAGAGAGGATGGCATTAACGGGAACGTTGCCCGATAGCCGGGGAAGGTTTGGAAGCTATGGGGGAAGGTTTGTCCCCGAAACCCTGTCCGCAGCGCTGGAAGACCTGGAACAGGCCTACCGGGAGGCCCAGGCCGACCCCCTTTTTAGCGAGCAATTGCGTGCTTACTTACGGGACTATGTGGGCCGTCCCAGCCCGATTTACTACGCCCGCCGGCTTACAGAAAAATTGGGAGGGGGCCGGATTTTTTTAAAACGGGAGGATCTTAACCACACAGGTGCCCATAAGATCAACAATGCCCTGGGACAGGGTCTGCTGGCTCGCCGGATGGGGAAGTCGCGGCTCATTGCAGAAACCGGTGCGGGGCAGCATGGCGTAGCGACGGCTACGGTAGCGGCCCTTTTAGGGTTGCAGTGTGATGTTTTTATGGGGGTTCACGACATTAAACGGCAGCACCTCAATGTCCTGCGGATGGAAATTCTGGGGGCGCGGGTGATTCCGGTTCCGCACGGTACGGGTACTTTAAAAGACGCGACAAGTGAAGCGATGCGAGATTGGGTTACGAACGTCGAAACTACCTATTACTTGATCGGATCGACTGTAGGCCCCCACCCTTACCCGATGATGGTCCGCGATTTTCAAAGTGTGATTGGGGAAGAGGTGAAGGCCCAGGCGCAGGACTTGTGGGGGCGCCTTCCCGATTATGTAATTGCCTGTGTTGGGGGAGGAAGCAACGCCCTGGGGATTTTTGCCCCCCTTTTGGATGAAAGGATTAGCTTGATTGGGGTTGAGGGTGCCGGCAAAGGCTTAAATTCAGGGCACCACTCTGCCAGTTTACAAAAGGGGAAACCCGGGGTTTTACACGGTTCCTACAGCTATCTCCTCCAAGATGAATGGGGGCAGATTCAAGAGGCTTACTCCCTTGCCGCGGGTTTAGATTATCCTGGGGTCGGCCCCGAACACAGTTTCCTTAAAGATTGCGGCAGGGTCACCTATACCGCAGCAACCGATCGCGAAGCCCTCACGGCCTTCTTTTTATTGAGTGAAACGGAAGGAATTTTACCCGCTCTGGAAAGCGCCCATGCCCTTGCTTATGCCTGTAAGCTGGCTCCTACTTTAAACAAGGAAAAGATTGTTTTGATTAATCTCTCGGGGCGTGGAGATAAGGACGTTGAGGTCATTGCTGGGGAAAGGAGAATTATATATGAGTCCTGATCACCCGGATTTCTTCTTTTCGTCCTGTGAATCACAATCTGAAAAAAGACTGGTTGCCTACCTTTGTGCGGGAGACCCGGACCTGGAAAAATCGGTGCTCTGGGCTCAAGCCCTGGTGGAAGGAGGCGCTGATTGCCTTGAGCTCGGTGTACCCTTTTCCGATCCTTTAGCCGATGGCCCGGTGATCCAGGCAGCGGCACAGCGAGCCCTGGCTGCAGGCGTTAACCTGGAAAAAGTACTCGGTTTGGGAGAGGTGCTCATGAAAAGGCTTCCCAAACAGGTTCCCCTTGTGTTAATGAGTTACCTAAATCCGATCCTGCAATACGGAACGCAAAAGTTTGCCACCGACCTGGCCTCCCGGGGCTTTAGAGGGGCTATCATTGTGGATCTTCCTTATGAGGAGGGGGATGTTTTGCGAGATCTTTTAAGTCGCGAAAAAATTTCTTTAATTCCCCTTGTTGCTCCTACGACGCGGGAAGAGAGGCTTCAAAAAATTGTCCGGGCGGGAACGGGATTTGTTTATTGCATTTCCGTCACCGGTGTGACAGGCCCGCGGGATACCTTAGATCCTCGAATTTGTTCTTTAATTTCACGCATTAAAGACTTGAGTACGCTCCCGGCGGTGGTTGGTTTCGGTGTAAGCAAACCCGAACAAGCTGCCGCGATTGCCTCCTTCGCTGACGGCATCGTGGTTGGAAGTGCTTTTATACGTCTTATCGGTTCAGCTCAAGGGGATCCTGAAGCGATCCAGAAACAACTCAAGGAACTCGCGGAAAACTTAAAAAATGCCCTCACCCAACACGCAAGGTAATTGTTGCTCTCCTTCAAGGGTTATGATAAGATATTAGAAACCCGGGGAGAAGTACGGCAGGAATAGGGTGTACCCGGTAAGCAAAGAAATACTAAATGATGGTAGGACGGTAGAACGGCAGGGAGAAGTTCATAAAGGGTACTCCTTGCAGGAGTACCTTTTTGCCTTCCGACTTGTTGTTCTCCTTAAGTAAAAAGATTAAGGAGGGTATTTATCGTGATCATCGTCATGGAGGCCTCAGCAACGCAGAAGGAGATTGAGGCGGTACAGGCAAGATTAATTCAGGAGGGGTTTTCGGTCCATCTCTCTCAGGGAGTTGCGAGAACCATCATCGGTGTAATCGGAGATCGAACCAGGGCGCTAAGTTTATCTTTAGGTATGATGCCGGGCGTGGAAAAGGTAGTTCCTATTCTTAACCCCTTTAAGCTGGCCAGTCGAGAGTTCCGGCAAGAAAATACAATAATCGAGGTCGGGCCCCACCTCCTGGGCGGCAAGCAAATCCATATCATTGCCGGGCCATGTGCCGTTGAGGGTAGGGATCAACTGCTGGAAACGGCATTTACGGTAAAAGAGGCCGGCGCTACCTTTTTACGGGGTGGGGCTTTTAAACCCAGGACCTCTCCCTACTCCTTCCAGGGGCTTGAAGAAAAGGGATTGGAAATCCTGGCCGAGGCCCGGCAAAAGACCGGACTCTTGATCGTAACCGAAGTCATGGACCCCAGATTAGTTCCTCTTGTTGCTGCTTATGCCGATATCTTACAAATCGGCGCCCGTAATATGCAGAATTTCTTCCTACTGCGGGAAGTTGCAAAAATTGAAAAACCTGTTTTGTTAAAACGCGGTCCTTCAGCAACCATCGAGGAGTGGTTGATGGCAGCGGAATACATTATGCTCGGCGGCAATCACCAGATCGTCCTCTGTGAGCGGGGAATTCGCACTTTTGAAACATTTACCAGGAATACCCTTGATCTAAGTGCCGTACCCGTTATCAAACAACTATCTCACCTTCCGGTAATTGTTGATCCCAGTCATGGCACGGGCAAGTGGTGGCTGGTTCAACCCATGGCGCGGGCCGCCGTCGCGGCGGGAGCCGATGGACTGATGGTAGAAGTGCATCCATCCCCTAGCGATGCCTTGTCTGACGGGCAGCAGTCCCTGACCCCGGAAAACTTTCGTTCGCTGATTGCCGGAGTCCGGGAAGTGAGCCAGGCTGTCGGACGGTGCTTTGCGGAGGCCGGGGTTGGCCGGAGGGAGCAACTGGTGTGAAAAGAATCGGGTACTTGGGGCCGGCAGGAACTTATGCAGAACGGGCAGCCAGGACTTATGCTAAGATGGGGTAATTATATTTTTTCTGGATTGCTTAGGTCATGCCGCACTGCCCCGTCCGGGAGGTGCTCGAAAGTTTGAAAGAGTACACGGTAATGCTTAAAAGCCTGGGATCGTATCCGTGCGCCCCGGGTGTTGACTGCTAAGGGTGAGCTGCGATGGAAAAGAAAAAAGTTGCCATTATCGGGTTAGGCGTGATCGGGGGTTCCCTGGGGATGGCTCTCGTAGCACGCGGAAATTACCACGTGGTAGGAGTCGATCGGGATCCCTTGATCCTTCAGGTGGCACAGGAAACCAATGCTGTTTCCGAGGTTACCCTGGACTGTTGTGAGGGTGTTTCCGGAGCCGATGTTATTTTTCTTGCCGTCCCGATCGGAGAAATTTTCAAGGTTGCAGAGAAGATTAAAGATTTTGTTACGCCTTCGGCTGTCATTACCGACGTGGGAAGCACGAAGGGTCTTGTTGTCGCGGGGCTGGAAGAAATGTTTTCTTCCCGCTTCGTAGGCGGGCACCCCATGACCGGTTCCGAGTATGCAGGAATCAAGGGAGCAGACCGCTATCTTTTCGAAAATGCGTTATATGTTCTAACACCTACACCTCGCACCGATCCTGCGGCCGTTGCAGAGATTAAAAAGATCGTTGCAGAAGTAGGGGCGCGTAATCTGTGTCTTTCTCCTCATGAACACGATTTAATTGTAGCTACCGTCAGTCATTTACCTCATTTTTTAGCCTTAACTTTAATGAATTACGCGGGCAAGCTTGCTTTAAGCCATCCTGAAACCTTGCTCCTGGCTGCGGGTGGGTTTCGGGACGTAACCCGGGTTGCCTCAGGTCATCCTGCGATTTGGCGAGATATTTACGCCAGTAACCGCGAACATCTCGTAAATACGTGCCGTCAATTCCGGGAGCTTTTAAGAGAAATGGAACAGTATTTAGAGCAAGGAGACTTTGGGACACTTGTTACGATTATGGAAGAAGCGCGGCGGGAAAGAGAAAAGATCCCTCTGAAAATTAGAGGGTTTCTTCCTGCGGTTTATGAAGTAGTCGTAACTGTCCCCGACCGCCCCGGCACCATTGCACATGTGGCAGGAATCCTGGGGGAAAGAGGAATTAACATTATCGATATTGAAATTTTGCGCGTTAGAGAAGGAGATGGCGGCACGATCAGGCTGGCCTTTGCCAAAGAAGCGGAAGCCGAATTAGCTTTGCGCGCTTTGCGCGAAAATGGAGTTATTGTAAAAAGACGTTGAACATTGGAGGTGCTCGATGGAACTAAGAGTAATTCCAGGGGGAAAAATTGCAGGTTCGTGTACGGTCCCAGGCGATAAGTCAATCTCCCACCGGGCGGCTTTAATCGCTGCCCTCGCCGAAGGAACCACGACAATTAAAAATTTCCAGCAAGGAGAGGATTGTTTGTGCACTCTCCGGTGTCTTGAGGCACTGGGGATTCCAATTGAACAGCGCGAAGGTGTGGTTCGCGTCACCGGTAAGGGCTTGGACGGGCTGGAGGAACCGGATGTTGTTTTGGATGCAGGAAACTCCGGAACAACGCTCCGGCTTTTGCTGGGAGTGCTGGCAGGTCAGGATCTCTTTGCCGTGATTACCGGTGACCAGTCTTTGCGCCAGCGTCCCATGGGTCGGGTTATCCAGCCTCTCCAAAAAATGGGGGCGCAAATTTGGGGCCGGGTCAGTGACTCAAGGGCTCCTCTAGCTATTAAAGGTTTTCCTGATTTGGTACCGCTCAATTACCGTCTTCCGGTGGCAAGTGCTCAGGTCAAATCGGCAATTCTTCTAGCCGGTTTAAATGCCGGGGGGATGACTACGGTGATCCAGCCGGCCCTTTCGCGCGACCATACCGAACGGATGTTGCACGCCTTTGGAGCCCGGATTGAAGTTGACGATCTGACGGTGCAAATCGAAGGGAAAGTGCCACTCCGGGGGCAGGAGATAGACGTGCCGGGGGATCTTTCTTCCGCCGCGTTTTTGCTCGTTGCAGCCAGTATTCTTCCCGAAAGCGAACTTCTCATCCGGAATGTTGGTATTAATCCTACCCGTACCGGTATTCTTGAAGTGCTGGAAGAAATGGGGGCAAAAATTGATGTAATCAATGAGCGGCTCCAGGGAGGGGAACCTGTTGCCGATCTCCAGGTTCAATCCGCAAGCCTGAAGGGGGTAGAAATAGGAGGCGATTTGGTTCCCCGGCTTATTGATGAGATCCCGATTCTTGCAGTAGCTGCCGCAACCGCGCGTGGTATTACCGAAATCTTTGATGCTGCGGAACTCAGAGTAAAAGAAACAGATCGCTTGAGGGCAATTACACGCGAGTTACAAAAAATGGGGGTTGAGATTAAAGAAAAACCTGATGGCTTATGGATCAGGGGGGGTCAGGATCTGCACGGTGCGGAAACAGCTTCCTGGGGGGACCACCGGATTGCGATGGCCCTGGCGGTTGCCGGATTAATTGGAACAGGTGAAACCATAATCCATAATGTTGAATGCATTGATGTTTCTTTCCCCGGCTTTGCTACACTCCTTCAAGACCTGGGGGCTTGCCTGGAAACCTAGTCAGATCAAAAAACTTATGATAGAATATGCGGGGGAGTGATTGCGGTGCCCCGCATTCCAAATATCGCGATTGATGGCCCTGCAGGCTCCGGAAAAAGCACGGTCGCCAGGGCGGTAGCCCAGAAACTTGGTTTTTTATACGTTGATACAGGTGCCATGTACCGCGCCGTAACCTATCTGGCCTTAAAAGGATCATTTAATTTCTCTGATAAAGCATCTCTCGCTGCCCTTGCCGGGGAGGCGAGATTTTCTCTGGTTCATTACCTGAAACAGGGCGCGGTCGCACTCTGGTGTAATGGTGAAGATGTAACCCCTTTCTTGAGAACGCGTGAGGTTTCTCAAAAAGTTGCTCTGGTTGCGGCGATTTCTCAAGTTCGTCTCCACCTCGTCCGGTACCAGCGCCGGCTTGCAAAACACGGTGGGGTCGTGATGGAGGGGCGAGACATCGGGACCTTTGTTCTTCCCGACGCAGACTATAAGTTCTTTCTTACTGCTTCGCTGGATGTACGTTTGGCCCGGCGGGAACAAGAGCTTAATGCCCAGGGCGTTTCCGCTCTTGAGCGAGAGGAATTACGCCGCGAGTTGATTTTCCGGGATCAAATGGACCTCGAACGGGAAATTGGTCCGTTAAAAATTGCACCCGATGCTGTTGTGATTGACTGCACAGAGCTGAATGTTCCTCAAGTAGTAGATAAAATCCTGGAGGTTTACGGAGGAGGCTAGCCGTGTTTTACAAGTTTGTGCGGACCCTGTTCCGTTTTTTGTTTACCCTTTTTTGCCGTTGGGAGATCCAGGGTCTCGAGCACTTCCCAGCAGCGGGTCCGGTAATTGTGATCGCAAATCATGTCAGTTACTGGGATCCTATTGTAGTCGGGAGCGCCCTTCCCCGCCAGGTATATTTTATGGCGAAACGGGAGTTATATTCTTATCCAGTTTTCGGATTCGTGCTGAAACTTTTAGGTGCTTTTCCGGTAAACCGGCAGCGGCCCGACCGGGCGGCTGTAAAAAGGGCCTTAACCCATCTGGAAAAAGGTGAAGTAGTTGGAATCTTTCCCGAGGGAACGCGTAGTAAAACTGGCGAACTTCTTTCTCCTTTCACCGGAGCCGCTTTTTTCGCATTACGAACGGGAGCTCTGGTATGCCCGGTTGCTTTAATTGGAACGACGAGAATTTTTTGCCACGGTTTTTTTCGGAAATTTCAGGTAAGAATTGGACCGGTAATTCAATTTAACCGACAAGAGAGACGAGAACTCGAACTGGTAGCACGAAAGATGATGGAGAAAATTCAAGAATTATTGGATTTCACGTCAGAGCAAGCAGGAATCTCGTCCGTTCGTGCCGAAAAACCTTTATGACGATGTAAATGAACACCCTAATGAACGTTACTTTTTAATGTTCATACGAAAGGGGTAGAAGATTTAATTTGGAGATTATTCGTGCCCGTTCGGCCGGTTTTTGCTTTGGGGTCCGGAGGGCGCTGAGCCTTGCTGATCAGGCATTGGAAAAGTACGGCAGGATTTATTCGCTTGGCCCACTCATCCACAATCATCATGTAGTTGATTCCTTGAAGCAAAGAGGGGTTGAAGTCATTAATGACCTGGCCGGGGCGGCGGGAAAGCCGGTATTGATCAGATCCCACGGTGCAGTGCCTCAGGTTTTTCAGAAAGCGCAGGAAGCAGGGATTGTTCTCATTGATGCAACCTGTCCTTTCGTGAGAAGAGTTCAGGCTTATGCCGAGGAGCTGGCACGTCAAAGTTATCAGGTGGTAATTGTGGGGGAGGCCGACCACCCTGAGGTAAAGGGGATCGTCGGTTGGGCCGGAGCGGGAGTTATAGTTATCCGTGAGCTTGAAGAAGTAGAAGATTTAAAGATTCACGAAAAGATTGGGATTCTGGCTCAAACTACCCAGACGCCCGCGAGGTTTTACGCGGTAGCGAGGGAGTTTCTCGGAAAAGCGCCGGAAGTGCGGGTTTATGATACAATTTGCAAGGCAAGCCTGGCGCGGCAGCAAGAGGCTGCTGAAATTGCTAGAAAAGTAGAAGCAATGGTTGTAATTGGGGGAAAAAACAGCGCTAATACCTGTCAGCTTGTTGAGCTTTGCCAGCAAGTCGTTTCTACCTATCATATAGAAGACTCTAGAGATTTGGATTTTTCGCTACTCCGGCAAGTAAGTTGTGTAGGGGTAACTGCTGGGGCTTCGACCCCAGATTGGATAATTGAGGAGGTTATTGAAAGAATGACAATTTTTGATGGCGAAGCGGGAAAAGCACTAGGAGAGGAGGTACAGGTCGACCCTCAGGAAGTTACTCCAAAAGCAGGGGAACTCGAGACATCTGAATTTACCGGGCAGGAGAAGGACCCTTCCGAAATTCAGGAGGCACCGGACTCCGGACCGGAGGAAATGATGGATTTAGACCTTGCGGGAACGCCGCGCCAGATCCAGCAAGGTGATTTAATCAGCGGAACTGTCGTTCAGGTGCGGGATGACGAAGTTTTATTAGACATCGGAGGAAAATCTGAGGGAATTATCCCTCGCCAGGAGTTATCTTTAAAAAATATTGGGCATCCGCAAGATGTTGTTAAGGTTGGGGATGTCCTTGATGTATACGTCCTCCGTGTTGATAATGATGAAGGACATTTAATTCTTTCTAAAAAGAGAGCGGACCGTGTAAAAGCCCTCGATTTTTTAGAGCAGGCACTGGAGGAAAAAACTGAGCTTGCGGGAGAAGTGATTAAAGTAGTGAAGGGCGGACTGCTCGTAGACGTTTTGGGGATCAGGGGTTTTTTGCCTGCTTCTCTGGTTGAACGTGGTTATGTTGCGGATCTCGAAAAATACATCGGAAAAAACTTGCGTTTACGAGTGATCGAGTTTGACCGGAACCGCGGTAAAGTGGTTCTCTCCCAAAAAGCAATTCTCCAGGAAGAATATCTGAAAGCCCAGAAAGAACTCTGGGAAACAATTCAACCCGGGGAAATAAGAAAAGGTACGGTTCGCCACTTAACAAATTTTGGGGCATTCGTAGATCTTGGAGGAGTAGATGGTTTGCTTCATATCTCGGAGATGTCCTGGGGAAGGGTCAACCATCCCTCGGAGGTGGTTCAAGAAGGTGATGAGGTAGAAGTTTGCGTTTTATCCGTGGATAAGGAGAACAAGCGGATTTCCCTCAGCTTGAAACAGGCACAGCCTAATCCCTGGGAAACGGTTGACGAGCGCTACCAGGTAGGACAAATTGTTTCAGGTAGAATTGTAAGACTGGTATCTTTTGGGGTTTTTGTCGAAATTGAACCTGGTGTTGAGGGTCTTGTTCACATCTCTCGTCTTGCAGACCACCGCGTTGGAAAACCTGAAGATGTTGTCACGGTCGGGCAGGAGGTAAAGGTAAAAATTCTAGATATTAACAAACAGGATCGGAGGATCAGCTTAAGCATCCGGGATGCTAAGGTAAATAACGAAAAGGAGACTAAGAACCCTTCGAGCGGTTCGGAAGTGTGTTTAAATCTGGGTGACGTCTTCGGAGAATTATTCTCACGGGCCGAACAAAAAGTAGAGTAGAGAGGAAGAGGAGGAAGAGAAGGTGCCTGTTTTCAGTTTCAGTTGTAGAAAATGCGGAGAAGAATTCACGAAATTGGTGAGAGGGCAAGATCAGGAAAAGGTAGCATGCCCTCACTGTGGGAGCGAAGAACTGCAACAACTTTTTCGGCGCTTTAATTATGTCAGGATTACCCAGAAATATGATCCCGGTTGTGGTGTCGCGTGGAATTGCGTGAGTGCGAAGAGGTTTGGGTGCGGAAAATACGCAAAAAATAAACTGCCCGGCATCTAGGGAGTTAAAAGGCATGGAGGCGGCAGGGATCATCCTGGCGGGAGGCAAGAGCTCGCGTTTTCAGGGAAACAAAGCTTTTGCGGAGATCGCCTCCCAAAGGATAATTGACCGTATTATCGCACTTTTAAGGGATGTTTTTCCCAAGTTAATTGTTGTAACCAATTCCCCTTCTGAATACCAGGACCTGGAGGTAGAAGTTGTTAAGGATTTAATTCCATGCCGGGGGCCCTTAAGTGGAATACATACCGGACTGATAATTTCTCCTTATGCGCTCAATTTTGTTGCAGCCTGTGACATGCCTTTTATCTCCGGAGCGTTAGCAGCATATTTAGTGAAACAGGCAACTTCCGATGATGATGCAGTAGTCCCTTTAATCAGGGGGTATCCGGAACCTCTTTTTGCTGTTTACCGGAAAACCTGCCTTCCCTTTATTGAGACCTGTTTACAGGCGGGTAACTATAAAGTAACATCTTTTTATGATTCTGTCCGTGTCAGGTATGTACCTGAAGCAGAATTAATACCTCTTGGGGGATTAAAGAACTTTTTTAACATTAATACCAGAGAGGACTTAAAGCAAGCATCTAACATTGCTAATACCTTGAAGTAACAAATAACATTCAAGTAATGAGTGGCCCGGCAAAAACCGGGCCACTTTTTTTCTAATAGACTTCCACGTCACTTCTGGTGACACCAATAGAGCATGAAAATATTCGGCCGGGTCTACCAGCGAGCTCGACCGGAGTCCGGGAGCAAGCGCAAGGATAAATCAGGACATATTTTCAAGGCGGATGGTTAATTTTACCGTGTATCGATTCGTAAAGGTGTGGAAATTTAAAATTAAACTGAAAAAATAAGCTGCAAAAAGGGGGTGAAAAAGACGAAAAAGAGATTTTTGGCAGGGTTGCTGACAGTGACATTCTTGATTACAGGGTCCCTGCTGGGGGGTTGCCGGCCGGCCCGTAAACCAGCTCCATCTCCTTCACCTGCGACTCGGGAAACACCTTCACCGGCGCGCAAACCTGCTCCGGAAACACCGACTGAAGCACGGCAGATGGCAGACCAGGTTGCCCGGGAAGCTGCAAAGGTGCCAGGGGTTCAGCGAGCTACTGTAGTTATTTCGGGTAAAACAGCCTTTATCGGATTGGACCTCAAGGCCAATGTTGAAAAATCCCGGACAACGGCGATTAAGAATGAAGTAGTGAGGCAGGTGAAAACGGCCGAGCCAAGCTTGACTACGGTGAATGTTACCTCCGATCCGGATCTGGTTGCCCGCTTGCGGAGAATCGCCGATGGTATTAAAAGAGGAAAACCAGTTACCAGTTTTGCATCAGAACTTGCAGAGATAGCGCGGCGAATTGCACCCCGAACAAGTTAAAAGCCTGGTTCTCTTCAAACCGGGCTTTTTTTATTTTGCTTCTGTATATTGTCCTTTTGCTTTGCACAACCTACAAAAAAAGAAAGGAGATGTCACCCGTTGCCGCGAATTCCTGTCGGAATCATAATCCTCCTGATTATCTCGATTCTCATTTATTTTGGAGTTGCTCAGCGTGTGCTGGACCGCCTCCGGTTATCTGACAGGGCAGCACTTGGTGTGATTGCCGCATTAATTATCGGGGGATTTATCAATCTTCCCCTACCCAGGGGGCCCCGTTTGGAGGCTTCATTAAATATAGGCGGAGCACTTGTTCCATTATTTCTCGCGGGGTATTTAATTACCCAAACGGAAACCGCAAAAGAAAAGTTACGGGCTATAATAGGGATTCTCGTGACGGCGGGTGCTGTTTATTTAACAGGAATTGTCTTAGGGGCCGAACCCGAAAACATTTTCCTGGATCCCCTTTACGTTTATCCGTTAGTCGGCGGTATTGTCGCATATTTAATCGGCCGGTCGCGACGGAGTGCTTTTATTGCCGCAACGGTAGGGATTCTCCTGGTTGATGTCATTACGTACTTTCGCTTATTGATCACAGGAACTCCCGGTGCGGTGTTGATTGGAGGGGGCGGCGCTTTTGATGCGGTCGTAATCGCCGGTTTACTGGCCGTGCTTTTAGCAGAGTTTATTGGAGAGACAAGGGAGTGGCTCCAGGGCGGTCCCACCGCAACCGGAAAGGCACAGGCGCTCTTAAAGCATTTGCGTTCTCAATCTCATCAAGACAAGAAAAATAATCAAAAAAATCAAGAGGGAGGCGAGGACCTTGGCCCGGAGGAAAAATTTTAGGACTTTTGCATTTTTAATGGTACTTGTTTTTCTGGGCGTGATTGGATTAACGCACAAGGTGGCACCCGTTTGGTCTGGTTGGAAAGAGCTTTTTAGTCGTTTCGAAGTTGAACGGACCGATGGAGGCTACTATTCAGTTCTTGATGAAAATCATCAGGTGATTCACCGGACGGCGCATCGCCTCTACCGGGGTGACGAGTACATCACGGCAAAAAATATGCGTTACCGGATCACCAGGGTAGAGGGAGATTTTGCCTACGCGCGCCTTGTTGGTAAAGAAGCAGAGGTAAAATTGACAACTTCTGAAACTTCAGACCCCACCCGGGCTCAAGTCATCCCGGGCCAGACAGCAGACCAGCGCAACGCGATTGCGATTTATCATACCCACAGCGATGAATCCTATGTTCCAACAGATGGAACGGATAGTATCTATGCCAGCGGGGGTGTTCTCAAAGTAGGGAACGTTTTTGCAGAAAAATTGCGGTCGATGAATTTCAATGTTTTGCATAGTTTAAGGCCGCACGATCCCCATGATGCTAATGCTTACTACCGTTCACGGCGTACGGCGGCCCAGTTGCTCCAAAAACAACCCCTGG belongs to Bacillota bacterium and includes:
- a CDS encoding stage II sporulation protein P, encoding MARRKNFRTFAFLMVLVFLGVIGLTHKVAPVWSGWKELFSRFEVERTDGGYYSVLDENHQVIHRTAHRLYRGDEYITAKNMRYRITRVEGDFAYARLVGKEAEVKLTTSETSDPTRAQVIPGQTADQRNAIAIYHTHSDESYVPTDGTDSIYASGGVLKVGNVFAEKLRSMNFNVLHSLRPHDPHDANAYYRSRRTAAQLLQKQPLALIDIHRDAVPPDVYSAVIEDQPVTKIKLVVGRENPRMSSNLQFAKQLKAAVDETHPGLIEGILLSRGDFNQDLAPRSILIEVGSHTNSREAAQRGIALFAEALPKVFGITGIRPEVGPPAPPTNRGDWRALFWGVLIVGGAIAGFLYLNTGSWKGAWEQFRNFFQVEFPNKKRGEK